One Leptolyngbya sp. 'hensonii' genomic region harbors:
- a CDS encoding glycosyltransferase — MFKHPSPESLADRRIMLFDLSIRGHHPNYIQQLIRYWNEHAVLGSLEIVVSPKFLEEHADVVELSKHLHRDDIRFIAIATEEEAALKSRGSFFSRIVRAFQELRLLHKYAAIVQATHCLIMYFDTAQIPLAVGINLPCPFSGIYFRPTLHYNELMGKPLSWKEQLNQGRERFILSRVLNHPQCHRLFCLDPFAVRHFQTRGDHHVIHLPDPVSVQPAIVQPELQEQQELLKRSLGVAPERRVLLLFGALTKRKGIVQLLDVDAVALLTPEQAQQLCLLLVGEIRPGEQAVVDGKIAAIRNSLPVQIITHYEFVSDASVTSYFQLADVVLAPYQRHVGMSGILLQAAAAQKPVLSSDYGLMGKLVRQHKLGLTVDSAVPARIAEGLARCLTEPPVTLADRQKMGHWVEQHAADHYAATIFQYLN; from the coding sequence GTGTTCAAGCATCCGAGTCCGGAATCATTGGCCGATCGCCGCATCATGCTGTTTGACCTTTCTATTCGAGGTCATCATCCCAATTACATTCAACAATTAATTCGATACTGGAACGAGCATGCGGTCCTCGGAAGTTTAGAAATTGTGGTTTCTCCCAAATTCCTGGAGGAACATGCAGATGTTGTAGAACTGTCTAAGCATCTGCATCGTGACGATATTCGATTCATTGCTATTGCGACAGAAGAAGAAGCGGCACTGAAGTCTAGAGGGTCTTTTTTCAGTCGAATTGTACGAGCTTTTCAAGAACTGCGACTGTTACACAAGTATGCGGCGATCGTACAGGCAACGCATTGTCTGATCATGTACTTCGATACGGCCCAAATCCCCCTGGCAGTGGGGATCAATCTTCCCTGCCCTTTTTCTGGCATTTACTTCAGACCTACACTTCACTACAATGAGTTAATGGGGAAGCCTTTGTCCTGGAAAGAACAGCTGAATCAAGGGCGGGAAAGGTTCATTCTGTCTAGAGTCTTGAATCATCCTCAGTGTCATCGGTTGTTTTGCCTGGATCCATTTGCTGTTCGGCATTTTCAGACTCGTGGAGATCACCATGTTATCCATTTACCTGATCCAGTTTCTGTGCAGCCAGCAATTGTCCAGCCAGAGCTACAGGAACAGCAAGAATTGCTGAAAAGATCATTGGGAGTTGCTCCTGAACGGCGAGTGTTGCTTTTGTTTGGGGCTCTGACCAAACGCAAAGGGATTGTGCAACTTTTGGATGTGGATGCAGTGGCTCTGCTGACACCCGAGCAAGCTCAGCAATTGTGCCTGCTTCTGGTGGGAGAGATCCGGCCTGGGGAGCAAGCTGTGGTAGATGGGAAAATTGCAGCTATCCGTAACTCTTTACCGGTACAAATCATTACCCATTACGAGTTTGTCTCGGATGCATCTGTAACGAGCTACTTTCAACTGGCCGATGTGGTGCTTGCCCCCTATCAACGGCATGTGGGTATGAGTGGGATTTTGCTGCAAGCTGCGGCGGCTCAAAAGCCAGTCCTAAGTTCAGACTATGGACTGATGGGAAAACTGGTGCGCCAGCATAAGCTTGGCTTAACGGTGGATTCTGCCGTACCAGCCAGAATTGCTGAGGGGTTGGCCCGCTGTTTGACAGAGCCACCTGTTACCCTGGCCGATCGCCAGAAGATGGGCCACTGGGTGGAGCAGCATGCCGCAGACCATTACGCAGCAACGATTTTTCAGTACCTGAATTGA
- a CDS encoding glycosyltransferase family 4 protein, producing the protein MKVLHLSTSDLDGGAARAAYRLHQGLQSTGITSQMLVRAKSSLDKTIVADKTLLTRLGPPSTSLPLRFYPHRDRTMFSGQWFPDAIAPKVRQLNPDIVQLHWICNGFLQLETLAKLNKPLVWTLHDMWPLTGGCHYSGACDRYHQTCGACPQLKSSKEQDLSRWVWQRKVRAWKNLPLTIVSPSVWLAECARSSSLFHDRRIEVIPHGLDLTRYRPIDRAIARDLLQLSSEQHIVLFGASPGTTSDPRKGLQFLQPAIQKLGQSGWQDRLQLVVFGSSRPEQPIDLGFPIHYLGQFQDDIALALVYSAADVMVVPSIQEAFGQTASEALACGTPVVAFGATGLQDIVDHQQNGYLARPFEVDDLAQGIAWVLEDKERHEKLCFHAREKAEKVFTLELQASRHRNLYREILENKIS; encoded by the coding sequence ATGAAAGTTCTGCACCTCAGTACGTCTGACCTCGATGGGGGAGCCGCCCGAGCGGCCTACCGTCTGCACCAGGGTTTACAGTCTACGGGTATCACCTCTCAAATGCTAGTGCGGGCTAAAAGCAGCCTGGATAAAACGATCGTCGCTGATAAAACGCTGCTGACCCGGTTAGGGCCTCCTTCTACCAGCCTACCCCTGCGCTTTTATCCCCACCGCGATCGCACGATGTTTTCAGGGCAATGGTTCCCGGATGCGATCGCACCCAAAGTCCGGCAACTCAACCCCGATATTGTGCAGTTGCACTGGATCTGCAATGGGTTTCTGCAGCTTGAAACCCTGGCAAAGTTAAACAAGCCCCTGGTCTGGACGTTGCATGATATGTGGCCTCTAACAGGAGGGTGCCATTACAGTGGAGCCTGCGATCGCTACCACCAGACCTGTGGAGCCTGTCCTCAACTCAAAAGCTCAAAAGAGCAAGATCTATCCCGTTGGGTTTGGCAACGCAAGGTCAGGGCCTGGAAAAATTTGCCTCTGACGATCGTCAGTCCAAGTGTCTGGCTGGCTGAATGTGCCCGATCCAGTTCGTTGTTTCACGATCGACGGATTGAGGTGATCCCCCATGGGCTTGACCTGACCCGGTATCGTCCAATTGATCGGGCGATCGCCCGGGATTTGCTGCAGCTTTCCTCCGAACAGCACATTGTTTTGTTTGGAGCCTCTCCAGGTACAACCAGTGACCCCCGTAAAGGATTGCAGTTCCTGCAACCGGCGATTCAGAAGCTGGGTCAGTCTGGCTGGCAAGATCGCCTGCAACTGGTGGTGTTTGGAAGCTCCAGGCCAGAACAACCGATAGACCTTGGGTTCCCCATCCATTATCTGGGGCAATTTCAGGATGACATAGCCCTCGCCCTGGTCTACTCGGCGGCGGATGTGATGGTGGTGCCATCAATCCAGGAGGCTTTTGGCCAGACTGCGTCTGAGGCCCTGGCCTGTGGGACGCCCGTGGTTGCTTTTGGGGCAACGGGCCTCCAGGATATTGTCGATCATCAGCAGAATGGCTATCTGGCCCGCCCTTTTGAGGTGGATGACCTGGCCCAAGGTATTGCCTGGGTTCTGGAGGACAAAGAGCGCCATGAAAAACTTTGCTTCCACGCCCGCGAGAAAGCAGAAAAAGTTTTCACCCTGGAACTCCAGGCAAGTCGTCATCGTAATCTTTATCGTGAAATCCTGGAAAACAAGATTTCTTAG
- a CDS encoding alginate lyase family protein, translated as MLELTPAVTLPELCQRFPHQIQSLFRKLDLQAAGLERVRAAVAERNWVSACEALLHYYETDDRPNRLRLLGNRHLIYEPLLPDAILADTCTFQQSLDVIPRCADGRLNWAHQGPHQDREWAWFLNRHYQLLALFHAYQQTGDTRYIDCLNATLLDWVISSRSKPEQGWAQWRGREVALRVIHWASLFYGLPTELAPAVRLLLLNSLLDHAAYLRYLHRWGGNWLTREMSGLATIALCWPEFKQAQSWLDYAMGQFCQQLDQQIYPDGVHKELTSHYHRIVLNDLQNVANLLMVAGRPVPSFLEQRIEQMLTYLAYSASPDGKALLNNDSDHDDNREFIQQAAITWERPDWTYIVTHGQEGCPPDRLPSIAFLWAGQVISRSDWEEQAHWSCFDIGPSGINYHIHHDKLHLSLSAYDRHFLVDSGRYSYQRNPFWHYFRGSSSHNVILVDGKGQGEDCWEQAEPLTDQVTLTPDFDFAWGRFDGLFPGLMGTVTHTRSVVYLRHRYWVVVDWITSDLPRTIQALWHFHPTCTVVPDRESVKTIDGEQGNLRVTPVTPFPWQVNLVCGQREPVQGWWSREYNHLEANCTAIYSASIQGSTAFAWIFYPAVGEVPLIQAELLSVTPTSIRLLIWEPDQSTTEFALGLDRETCIRLSQHLTLQGRCAILRAGYPPLVAQGFLTDGTGHRVTTEPVAGPMVSVKTGIM; from the coding sequence ATGCTTGAGCTTACTCCTGCGGTTACCCTCCCAGAGCTGTGCCAGCGCTTTCCCCATCAGATCCAGTCCCTGTTTCGCAAGCTGGATCTGCAAGCAGCAGGACTGGAAAGGGTCCGAGCCGCCGTGGCTGAACGCAACTGGGTGTCAGCTTGCGAGGCCCTGCTCCACTATTACGAAACCGACGATCGTCCCAACCGCCTGCGATTGCTGGGCAACCGCCACCTGATCTACGAACCCTTACTGCCCGATGCGATCCTGGCGGATACCTGCACGTTTCAGCAGAGCCTGGATGTGATTCCCCGTTGTGCCGATGGGCGACTGAATTGGGCGCATCAGGGACCCCATCAGGATCGGGAATGGGCCTGGTTTCTGAATCGGCACTATCAGTTGCTGGCCCTGTTTCACGCTTACCAGCAGACGGGGGATACCCGGTATATCGACTGTTTGAATGCCACATTGTTAGACTGGGTCATCTCCAGTCGATCGAAACCGGAGCAGGGGTGGGCCCAATGGCGAGGACGGGAAGTGGCACTGCGAGTGATTCACTGGGCCTCCCTATTTTACGGACTGCCAACAGAATTAGCCCCGGCAGTGCGACTCCTATTGTTAAACAGTTTGCTGGACCATGCTGCTTATCTACGGTATCTGCACCGTTGGGGAGGAAACTGGCTGACCAGGGAAATGAGCGGACTGGCTACGATCGCCCTGTGCTGGCCAGAATTCAAGCAGGCCCAGTCCTGGTTGGATTATGCAATGGGGCAGTTTTGCCAACAACTGGACCAGCAGATTTACCCGGATGGGGTGCACAAAGAATTGACCAGCCATTACCACCGGATTGTCCTGAACGACCTGCAGAATGTGGCCAACCTGTTGATGGTGGCGGGCAGGCCAGTCCCTTCCTTCCTGGAACAGCGGATCGAACAAATGCTGACTTATCTGGCTTACTCAGCCAGTCCCGATGGTAAAGCACTCTTAAACAACGATTCGGACCATGATGATAACCGGGAGTTTATCCAGCAGGCCGCCATCACTTGGGAACGTCCAGACTGGACCTATATCGTCACCCATGGCCAGGAAGGATGTCCCCCCGATCGCCTGCCCTCGATCGCCTTCCTCTGGGCCGGACAGGTGATCAGTCGCAGTGACTGGGAAGAACAGGCCCACTGGTCCTGCTTTGACATCGGGCCATCCGGGATCAATTACCACATTCATCATGACAAGCTCCACCTGTCCCTCTCCGCCTATGACAGGCATTTCCTGGTGGATAGTGGTCGCTATAGCTATCAGCGCAATCCTTTCTGGCATTACTTCCGGGGTTCCAGTAGCCACAATGTCATCCTGGTGGATGGGAAGGGACAGGGGGAGGATTGCTGGGAACAGGCCGAGCCTCTGACAGACCAGGTGACCCTCACACCTGACTTTGACTTTGCCTGGGGCCGCTTTGATGGCCTGTTTCCCGGTCTGATGGGGACAGTAACCCATACCCGATCGGTCGTCTATTTGCGCCATCGCTACTGGGTCGTGGTGGATTGGATCACCAGCGATCTGCCCCGGACAATTCAGGCCCTCTGGCATTTTCATCCCACCTGTACCGTGGTTCCGGATCGGGAGTCGGTGAAGACAATCGATGGCGAGCAGGGCAACCTGCGGGTTACCCCAGTGACCCCCTTCCCCTGGCAGGTGAACCTGGTTTGTGGCCAGCGAGAACCTGTCCAGGGTTGGTGGAGCCGGGAATACAATCACCTGGAAGCAAACTGCACCGCCATCTATTCTGCTAGCATCCAGGGTTCCACTGCATTCGCCTGGATTTTCTATCCGGCTGTCGGTGAAGTTCCCCTGATTCAGGCCGAACTGCTGTCTGTCACCCCTACTTCCATCAGATTGCTGATTTGGGAACCAGACCAGAGCACGACGGAATTTGCCCTTGGCCTCGATCGGGAGACCTGCATTCGTCTGTCTCAGCACCTGACTTTGCAGGGCCGCTGTGCCATTTTGAGAGCAGGCTATCCTCCCCTGGTTGCCCAGGGTTTTCTGACAGATGGGACAGGTCACAGGGTGACTACGGAACCTGTGGCTGGTCCGATGGTATCCGTTAAAACCGGCATAATGTAA
- a CDS encoding glycosyltransferase family 4 protein: MVASNPGNFIASDQAQDAKHRHLMLFELSVGGHYPGYIQHLVQYWRDQHLTGKLTIVVSPKFIEQHADVVESAAGYEQWIRFISVTTAEAAALVPRKSPVHRAVRAFQMWCLLCKYAASVNASHCLIMYLDSFQTPLAVGTKAPCSLSGIYFRPTFHYNTLSHYDPSWKDRIQQWREKLILPHVFAHPQLQTVFCLDPFVIQPLSQFCHQVRVVSLSDPVQIYPHSEDTVFKLQEALGIQPNRLVFLMFGALDERKGIHQLLEATLMLPPELCQKLCLLFVGPIKPQDKIRMQPQLTQLSETLGVQILIHDKFVSDHEIQPYFQLADVVLALYQRHVGMSAILARAATAQTPVLASDYGLMGEITQYYGLGLTVDSMVPAEIAQGLTQLLTEPPAKVGDRAKMYAFAEQNSAECYAKTIFEQIGSNP, translated from the coding sequence ATGGTAGCGTCTAATCCTGGAAATTTCATTGCGTCAGATCAGGCTCAGGATGCTAAGCATCGCCACTTGATGCTGTTTGAACTATCTGTAGGGGGGCACTATCCGGGCTACATTCAACATTTGGTTCAATACTGGCGTGACCAACATCTGACCGGAAAGTTAACGATCGTAGTATCCCCAAAGTTCATTGAGCAACATGCTGATGTGGTAGAAAGTGCTGCAGGCTACGAGCAATGGATTCGGTTTATCTCAGTGACCACGGCAGAAGCAGCAGCGCTGGTACCCAGGAAATCTCCAGTTCATCGCGCTGTGCGTGCTTTCCAGATGTGGTGTTTACTGTGCAAGTATGCGGCATCTGTCAATGCAAGCCATTGCCTGATCATGTACCTGGACTCCTTCCAAACGCCGCTAGCCGTAGGCACAAAGGCTCCATGTTCACTATCTGGGATTTACTTCCGACCCACCTTTCATTACAACACTCTCAGCCACTATGACCCATCCTGGAAAGACCGGATCCAACAATGGCGGGAAAAATTGATTCTCCCGCATGTTTTTGCTCATCCTCAACTGCAAACAGTATTTTGCCTCGATCCATTTGTCATCCAACCTCTCAGTCAATTCTGCCATCAAGTCCGAGTCGTGTCTTTGTCAGATCCAGTACAAATTTATCCCCATTCTGAAGATACAGTATTCAAACTTCAGGAGGCTCTGGGTATTCAACCCAATAGACTCGTATTTTTAATGTTTGGCGCATTAGATGAGCGCAAAGGCATTCATCAACTCCTGGAAGCAACGTTGATGTTGCCACCTGAACTGTGCCAGAAGTTGTGTCTTCTCTTTGTGGGACCCATTAAACCTCAGGACAAAATACGGATGCAGCCTCAGCTCACCCAACTCTCTGAGACTTTAGGTGTCCAAATTTTAATCCATGACAAATTTGTCTCTGATCATGAGATTCAGCCATATTTTCAGCTAGCAGATGTGGTTCTGGCGTTATACCAGCGCCATGTGGGCATGAGTGCGATTCTGGCCCGGGCAGCAACGGCTCAAACTCCTGTGCTGGCTTCAGATTACGGGTTAATGGGAGAAATAACCCAATACTATGGCCTTGGTTTAACCGTAGATTCAATGGTGCCCGCTGAAATTGCCCAGGGGTTAACTCAGTTGTTAACGGAGCCTCCTGCAAAAGTCGGCGATCGTGCGAAAATGTATGCTTTCGCTGAGCAAAACTCTGCTGAATGCTATGCTAAAACAATTTTTGAGCAGATAGGCTCAAATCCATAA
- a CDS encoding NAD-dependent epimerase/dehydratase family protein, with the protein MQVLVTGSSGLIGSEAVEFYDREGHQVTGVDNNMRAEFFGKAGDTTWNLHRLKEKTSRFEHCNIDIRDRAQLSDLFQSKHFDLIIHCAAQPSHDKACQIPLLDFEVNALGTINLLETARQFCPEAVFIHMSTNKVYGDAPNEVPRIETEKRYDYANADDYHGIAETCRIDQCLHSLFGASKTAADVVAQEYGRYFGMKVGIFRGGCLTGPSHSGVELHGFLSYLVKVAVTGGTYKVFGYQGKQVRDNIHSYDVIQAFEAFRRNPQPGEVYNLGGGRDNSVSILEAFDLIENLTGHKVNWVYVDQNRIGDHICYISDLRKLKSHFSEWQITWNLTNILQEMIAAEQERYGSV; encoded by the coding sequence ATGCAGGTCCTCGTCACCGGTTCTAGCGGCTTAATTGGCTCAGAGGCAGTCGAATTCTACGATCGCGAAGGGCATCAGGTTACCGGCGTAGATAACAACATGCGAGCTGAGTTCTTCGGTAAAGCGGGAGATACAACCTGGAATCTTCATCGCTTGAAGGAGAAAACCAGCAGGTTTGAGCACTGCAACATTGATATTCGCGATCGGGCCCAGCTCTCTGACTTGTTCCAATCAAAGCATTTTGATTTGATTATCCACTGTGCTGCCCAGCCATCCCACGATAAAGCCTGTCAGATTCCATTGCTGGACTTTGAAGTGAATGCCTTAGGGACAATCAATTTGCTGGAAACCGCTCGACAGTTCTGCCCTGAAGCTGTGTTCATCCATATGAGCACTAACAAGGTTTATGGAGACGCACCGAATGAAGTTCCCAGAATTGAGACGGAAAAGCGCTACGACTATGCCAATGCCGACGACTATCATGGTATTGCTGAAACTTGTCGCATTGATCAGTGTCTGCACTCGCTCTTTGGTGCTTCCAAGACAGCTGCAGATGTCGTTGCTCAGGAGTATGGTCGCTATTTCGGGATGAAGGTGGGGATTTTTCGGGGAGGATGCCTGACTGGTCCCTCTCACTCCGGGGTGGAATTACATGGTTTTCTTTCTTATCTGGTTAAAGTTGCTGTGACCGGGGGGACTTATAAAGTCTTTGGTTACCAGGGCAAACAGGTTCGAGACAACATTCATAGCTATGATGTGATTCAAGCATTTGAGGCATTTCGGCGAAATCCCCAGCCAGGAGAAGTCTATAACCTCGGGGGAGGACGGGATAATAGCGTATCAATTCTGGAAGCCTTTGATCTGATTGAGAACTTGACAGGCCATAAAGTTAATTGGGTGTACGTTGATCAGAACCGGATCGGTGACCATATTTGCTATATCTCTGACCTCCGGAAACTGAAATCCCATTTCTCAGAGTGGCAGATCACCTGGAATCTGACAAATATTTTGCAGGAAATGATTGCAGCGGAGCAGGAACGATATGGTAGCGTCTAA
- a CDS encoding acyltransferase encodes MATRSTHLSSGEGRSSRLAGLDLLRGAAVLAVALLHSGNGKPAPGGAGFLEHFAGFAVPFFLATSFYLAVSKLYTSKTPYSLPTRLSRLLIPYGVWTAIYVLFACVKYGVSGKRGEWGEIFQDPVSILFFGSPAYHLYFIPLLLMGTVLLKGAERLIQWQLRVIPLLGLLVLSTIAYEVILVTGNGFELGPNLAMQPIFAGLGLSPQQYPLLRIASVALVWALRCLPYIALVLLWKHPSVQKRFPQVGSQPLVAGLAFLIINGLGDRILPAAIYEVAQGYSALVFALALSTVLEEKPWIRNLGLCSFGIYLMHLIWVETLKTLLGRVFPGLLTEVTILTLLTFAVPACLISWLLTVILMRRKGILPKVLFG; translated from the coding sequence ATGGCAACCAGGTCCACACACCTATCTTCTGGGGAAGGCCGATCGTCCAGGTTAGCCGGGCTCGACCTCCTGCGAGGGGCCGCAGTCCTGGCGGTAGCCCTGCTCCATTCCGGCAATGGCAAGCCTGCCCCAGGGGGGGCTGGTTTTCTGGAACATTTCGCTGGCTTTGCCGTCCCCTTCTTCCTGGCGACCTCTTTCTACCTGGCGGTCAGTAAACTCTATACCAGCAAGACCCCCTATTCCCTTCCCACGCGCCTGTCTCGCCTGTTGATCCCCTATGGGGTCTGGACAGCCATCTACGTGTTGTTTGCCTGCGTCAAGTATGGGGTTTCTGGAAAACGGGGAGAATGGGGGGAAATCTTTCAAGATCCCGTCAGTATCCTTTTCTTCGGCAGTCCAGCCTATCACCTTTACTTCATCCCCTTATTGCTAATGGGAACAGTGCTGCTCAAAGGGGCTGAGAGACTGATTCAATGGCAACTGCGGGTTATCCCCTTATTGGGGCTGCTGGTGTTGAGTACGATCGCCTATGAGGTGATCCTGGTGACGGGCAATGGGTTTGAATTAGGTCCCAATCTTGCGATGCAACCGATCTTCGCCGGTTTAGGGCTATCCCCTCAGCAATATCCGCTGTTGAGAATTGCCTCGGTTGCCTTGGTTTGGGCGTTGCGCTGTCTCCCCTACATTGCCTTGGTCTTGCTCTGGAAGCATCCTTCTGTGCAGAAACGCTTCCCCCAGGTGGGTTCCCAACCCCTTGTGGCGGGACTGGCATTCCTGATCATCAATGGGTTGGGCGATCGGATTTTGCCTGCAGCGATCTATGAAGTTGCCCAGGGCTACAGTGCCCTCGTCTTTGCTCTGGCGCTCTCGACCGTCCTGGAGGAAAAGCCCTGGATCAGGAATCTGGGCCTCTGTTCTTTTGGGATTTACCTGATGCATTTGATCTGGGTTGAGACGCTCAAAACTTTGCTGGGTCGAGTCTTCCCTGGCCTGCTTACGGAAGTGACCATTCTGACCCTGCTCACCTTTGCAGTGCCAGCCTGTCTGATCAGCTGGCTTTTGACCGTGATCCTCATGCGCCGAAAAGGAATTCTGCCCAAAGTTTTGTTTGGATAG